The Musa acuminata AAA Group cultivar baxijiao chromosome BXJ2-2, Cavendish_Baxijiao_AAA, whole genome shotgun sequence genome has a segment encoding these proteins:
- the LOC135604768 gene encoding uncharacterized protein LOC135604768, whose protein sequence is MQAFVTGLRPSRFFWFLVERPPVAVPEMLQRASQFIAAETWMARKWEEHKKVKSEPPRQQHPVASRRKLDRSDTRPPLLALNSSRTEIFLHEKGKGLIKEPHPMRNPRELADRLKYCRFHRQIEELIHRGHLGQYLRLDRQLSPRPEGPIERHIDVIAGGPASGGGSMSGRKAYARAASDEAPGHGPEPEITFPTGVSEQPEHDDALVISARVANAQVRRIIVDTGSSADILYFDAFQKLGLARENMKPMCSALTGFTGDSISPLGAITLPLTLEVPPRSKTVMTTFLVVDLPTTYNAILGRPNLNKVRAVVSTYYQTIKFPTHAGVGEVTGSPRESRRCYLTVVSLHKRARIEPPLEDPRETKKPAPHPEPRGSTIDITLREARPDQTVKVGSELLEREREQLVGLLRENADIFAWSPSDMTGVDPGVA, encoded by the exons atgcaggcGTTCGTGACAGGCCTACGGCCTTCCAGGTTCTTTTGGTTTCTCGTGGAGCGGCCCCCCGtcgcggtccccgagatgcttCAGCGCGCTAGCCAGTTCATCGCCGCAGAGACATGGATGGCTAGGAAGTGGGAGGAGCACAAAAAGGTCAAGTCGGAGCCGCCCCGGCAGCAGCATCCCGTCGCATCCCGGCGTAAGCTGGACAGATCCGACACAAGGCCTCCCCTCCTCGCATTGAATTCGTCCCGAACAGAAATATTTCTccatgagaaggggaaggggctaATCAAGGAGCCTCACCCGATGAGGAACCCGCGAGAGCTTGCGGACCGTTTAAAATATTGCCGCTTCCATCG gcaaattgaggagctcattcACAGAGGGCATCTCGGCCAATACCTCCGGCTGGACAGACAGCTATCACCACGCCCGGAAGGCCCCATCGAGCGACACATCGACGTGATAGCTGGCGGTCCCGCATCAGGGGGGGGCTCCATGTCGGGAAGAAAGGCGTACGCCCGAGCCGCCTCGGACGAAGCCCCCGGACACGGGCCCGAGCCCGAGATTACATTCCCGACCGGAGTATCTGAGCAACCCGAGCACGACGACGCTCTCgtgatatcggccagggtagccaacgcgcagGTGAGAAGGATCATAGTCGACactgggagctcggccgacatactttacttcgacgccttccagaagctcggcCTGGCTAGAGAGAATATGAAGCCGATGTGCTCAGCGCTCACCGGATTCACGGGAGACTCAATATCACCACTAGGTGCTATCACCCTCCCCTTAACCTTAGAGGTCCCGCCAAGGTCGAAGACGGTAATGACCACTtttctggtggtcgaccttcccactACTTATAACGCCATACTCGGTCGGCCGaacctcaacaaggtcagagccgtcgtctcgacctactaccaaaccatcaagttcccgactcACGCTGGGGTCGGGGAGGTTACAGGAAGCCCCCGAGaatccaggcggtgctacctgacCGTCGTTTCGTTGCACAAGAGGGCCAGGATCGAGCCACCACTGGAAGACCCGCGGGAAACAAAAAAACCGGCCCCTCACCccgagccgaggggatccacCATTGACATAACACTGCGAGAAGCTCGGCCAGACCAGACGGTCAAGGTCGGTTCAGAACTGCTCGAGCGGGAACGGGAGCAACTCGTCGGCCTCCTACGGGaaaacgccgacatcttcgcttggtccccatctgacatgacgggcgtcgacccaggagtcgcatag
- the LOC135604769 gene encoding uncharacterized protein LOC135604769, giving the protein MAGHARLSFMDAYSGYNQIRMVPEDREHTTFLTDQGVYFYKVMPFGLKNAGATYQRTVNKMFAHQIGRNMEVYVDDMIVKSQEAEAHLADLSVAFATLRKSGMRLNPTKCAFGVTSRKFLGFIIHERGIDANPEKVQAIIDMQSPRTIKDLQRLNGRIVALSRFLARSGDRCLPFFRVVKNPKNFQWTTECEEAFKQTKQHLASLPRLASVSPGEKLGLYLAASPHVVSSVLIKGSSGEQLTIYYVSHILSGPEERYPLIDKLALALVLSARKLRPYFQAHLVEVITDQPLRQVLSKFDVAGRLLKWAVELGEHDIRYVPRTAIKAQAVADFIAELTQMEDRDPEQPPEAWILHVDGSASSKGAGVGLVLLASDGRAFERSLHLGFKATNNEAEYEALLAGLKLALEMQVAAIHVFTDSQLVAEQLSGGYEARDPTMVKYLAWVRDLTAKFPYFTLSNVPREENERADALAKLVSKPTPEACPEVEELPARTIEVAAVVPGSAPITWVQEMLRFKRDGTLPHDEVAARRLRRTHAWYTEESGRLYRRSFTYPLLRCLEPDKAQTVLAETHKGVYGEHISGQTLAHKILRQGYYWPTMCRDAKAYAQRCGPCQEHARAPRQPAVPLSPIACTWPFAQWGLDLLGPFPPASGQRKYIIMGVDYFTKWVEAEPLVTITEHQMEKFVWRNLVTRFGLPKTIITDNGPQFAGRRFREFCSSHGIQLSFSSVAHPQTNGLAEVTNRSILDGLKRRVSVAQSAWTDELPSVLWSLRTTPKTATGESPYSLTFGTEAVLPLEVAIATLWTRSYDEEVSNEGLRASLDMLEERRADAHLKLLVLDGSKAGLLRQCFRGRSCFGLRPL; this is encoded by the coding sequence ATGGCCGGACACGCACGCCTCTCCTTCATGGATGCCTATtcgggatacaaccagatcaggatggtgcCCGAAGACAGGGAGCATACgaccttcctcaccgatcaaggggtgtacttctataaggtcatgccgttcgggttaaaaaatgccggggccacatatcagagaacggtgaacaagatgttcgcccatcagatcggAAGGAACATGGAGGtttacgtggacgacatgattgtaaaGAGCCAAGAAGCCGAAGCGCACCTTGCCGACCTGTCCGTGGCGTTCGCCACGCTACGCAAGTCCGGTATGCGACTTAACCCCACAAAATGTGCCTTCGGCGTCACCTCCAggaaattcctcgggttcatcatacacgaaagaggaattgacgccaacccggaaaaggttcAGGCAATCATCGACATGCAGTCTCcccggacgatcaaagacctgcaACGACTTAACGGAAGGATTGTCGCCTTGTCCCGCTTCCTCGCCcggtcgggcgatcgctgcctccccttcttcagggtgGTCAAAAACCCAAAAAACTTCCAGTGGACGAcggagtgcgaggaagccttcaAGCAAACAAAGCAGCACCTGGCTAGCCTCCCCCGACTCGCCTCTGTTTCTCCCGGGGAGAAGCTGGGCCTTTACCTGGCGGCCTCCCCACATGTAGTCAGCTCCGTCCTAATCAAAGGAAGCTCCGGCGAACAACTtacgatctactacgtcagccacatccTGAGTGGACCTGAGGAGCGTTACCCGCTGATAGATAAACTCGCTCTCGCCCTGGTACTGtcagctcggaagttgcgcccctacttccaggcccacctggtggaggtcatcaccgaccagccTCTTCGACAGGTCCtatctaaatttgatgttgcaggacggctcctcaaatgggcagtggagctcggcgaacatgatataagatacgtgcccaggaccgccatcaaggcccaggcggtagccgacttcatcgcggagctAACTCAAATGGAAGACAGGGATCCCGAGCAACCTCCTGAAGCTTGGatcctacacgtggacggctcggccagCTCGAAGGGTGCCGGCGTAGGGCTGGTTCTGCTCGCCTCCGACGGACGCgcgttcgagcgttccctccacttggggtttaaagccaccaacaacgaagcgGAGTACGAGGCACTCCTGGCAGGACTCaagctggccctcgagatgcaggtggctgcTATACACGTCTTCACCGACTCGCAACTTGTGGCCGAACAGCTCAGCGGTGGATATGAAGCTCGGGACCCAACCATGGTGAAATACCTGGCATGGGTAAGGGACCTAACTGCCAAGTTCCCTTATTTTACGTTATCTAATGTTCCGAGGGAGGAAAATGAACGAgccgacgcgctagctaagcTGGTGTCAAAACCAACCCCTGAAGCATGCCCGGAGGTGGAGGAGCTCCCTGCCCGCACCATTGAAGTAGCGGCTGTGGTCCCGGGCAGCGCCCCGATCACATGGGTCCAAgagatgctacgcttcaagcgggatgggACCCTTCCCCACGATGAGGTTGCTGCTCGGCGCCTACGTCGTACACACGCCTGGTACACCGAGGAGAGTGGGCGACTTTACAGGCGGTCCTTCACCTATCCCCTCCTACGGTGCTTGGAACCCGACAAAGCCCAAACGGTCCTGGCCGAGACCCACAAGGGAGTCTACGGAGAACACATCAGTGGGCAAACCTTGGCACACAAAATACTccgccaaggttactactggccgaccatgtgccgggacgcgaaagcTTACGCGCAGCGGTGCGGTCCGTGCCAGGaacacgcccgcgcaccccgacagcccgcggtcccgctcagCCCCATCGCGTGCACGTGGCCGTTCGCACAGTGGGGGTTGGACCTGCTCGGACCTTTCCCACCGGCTTCGGGGCAGCGAAAGTACATCATCATGGgagtggattatttcacaaagtgggtcgaggctgaACCGTTGGTGACAATCACGGAACATcaaatggagaagttcgtgtggagaaacctagtgactcggttcgggttgcccaaaaCCATTATTACGGataacggacctcagttcgccggtagaaggttccgggagttctgtTCCAGTCATGGCATCCAGCTAAGTTTCAGCTCtgtggcccaccctcagacgaacgggctggCAGAGGTCACCAATCGGTCCATCTTGGACGGACTTAAAAGAAGAGTGTCCGTAGCCCAATCGGCCTGGACCGACGAACTCCCCAGCGTCCTATGGTCACTACGAACCACTCCCAAGACCGCGACTGGCGAGTCCCCGTACAGCCTGACATTCGGAACCGAAGCTGTCTTGCCACTCGAGGTGGCTATTGCCACCCTTTGGACAAGGAGCTATGATGAGGAAGTCTCGAACGAGGGACTTCGTGCCAGCCTCGATATGCTCGAGGAACGACGTGCCGACGCACACCTGAAGCTCCTTGTCCTTGACGGGTCGAAGGCGGGCCTCCTCCGCCAATGCTTCCGAGGCCGCTCTTGCTTCGGCCTTCGCCCCCTCTAG